ATATAAATGTGCAAGTCGGCAGAACTGGAGCAATTACGCCTGTAGCAATATTAGAGCCAGTCAAAATAGGAGGAGCTACTATTACCAGGGCTACACTGCATAATGAAGACGAATTAGAGAGATTAGGCGTAAAGATTGGCGATACGGTTATCATAGAGAGAGCAGGAGATGTGATTCCTGCTGTTTCAATGGTATTAAAGGACTTAAGAGATGGCAAAGAAAAGACCTTTAATTTTCCTCACAAATGTCCAGTTTGCGGCAAGGAATTAGTCAGGGCTAAAAGTCAAGTTATTTGGAGATGCGAGAATCATAATTGTCCTGCGCGGAAGAGAGAATTTTTAGAACATTTTGTGTCAAAAAAGGCCTTTAACATTGAAGGATTGGGGCCTAAAATCATAGAGCAGTTGAATGTAAGTGGATTAGTGAGCCAACCTGCGGATTTTTTTGAATTAAAGCAAGGCGATTTAATGCCATTAGAGAGATTCGCCGAGAAATCAGCTGATAATTTGGTTGCAGAGATTCAGGATAAAAAACAATTACCTTTAAATCGCTTTATTTATTCCTTAGGAATTCGCCATATAGGAGAAGAAACAGCTCTTGATTTAGCTGTTCATTTCAAGACACTGGAAAAATTAATCAAGGTCTCTATTGCAGAGCTTGAGTTTATTCCTAATATTGGAGAGAGGGTGGCAGAAAGCATATATAATTGGTTTAATAATGAAGACAATCTTTTATTTTTAGATAAATTATTACGAGTAGGAGTTATCATCTCTCCGCCACCACAAAGGGAAAATAAGGTTTTAGACAATAAGAATTTTGTAATAACCGGAACTCTTGAGAGTATTTCCCGAGAACAAGCCCATAAGCGCATATGGGAGTTAGGGGGCAGCGCCTCTGATACAGTCAGTAAAAATACAGATTTTTTAGTTGTTGGCAGCAATCCTGGGAGTAAATTAGAGAAAGCAAAGAAATTTAAGGTCAAAATTTTGTCAGAAAAGGACTTTATCAAAATAATAAAATGACAATTATTAGTCATTTCAAAAAATTTGATTACACCCTTGTTTTAACAGCAGTTATCCTAACAGGTATCGGGCTTTTGTCATTATATAGCTCATCATCTGGCACAGCAGATAGTTTTTTAAACTTCAATAAGCAGTTTATATTTTTAGGCATTGGGCTGTTATTGATGACAATTATTTCCTTTATTGATTATAGGGGGCTGAAAGACAATTCTTATTTCATTCTTATTCTTTACGCGCTTGGCATAATAGCCCTTATTGGTTTGTTGGTTTTCAATAATCCAATAAGAGGAGTAAGGAGTTGGTATAAAATAGGACAGGTGGCGATTGCGCCCGTAGAATTCTTGAAAATAGTTATAATAGCGCTTTTGGCAAAATATTTTTCATCTCGTCATGTGGAAATGTATAAGTTCCGTCATATTATTCTGTCTGGCGCATATATTGCAATTCCCATATTCTTGATATTCATCCAACCAGATGTTGGTTCTGTTTTGGTTTTGATTTTTTTGTGGATAGGGGTCTTGGCGGTCTCTGGTATTCGCTTGCGTCATTTCGCCATTTTATCTCTTTGTGGCATCATATTATTTCTTTTTGCATGGGGCTTTTTATTAAAAGATTACCAGAAAGAAAGGATTATTAGTTTCGCTGTTCCAGAATACGAGCCACTCCAAGTGGGTTGGAATCAAAGGCAGACCAAGATAGCTATTGGGAATGGTGGTCTTTTGGGGAGGGGGCTGGGCAAGGGTTCACAAACCCAGCAAGGGTTTTTACCAGAACCACAGACCGATTTTATATTTTCAGCAATAGCCGAAGAATTTGGGTTTTTAAGCATAATAGGCATTATCTTTTTATTTTTTGTTTTCTTTTGGCGCATAACGAATATAGCGTTATGCGCAGATAATAATTTTTCTCGTCTTTTTGCCTTAGGAGTCGGGTTTGTTGTAATGGCGCAATTTTTTATAAACATAGGCAGCAATATTGGGTATTTGCCAGTAATTGGCGGTCCTTTGCCATTTGTAAGCTATGGTGGTTCTTTTCTAATATCAATGTTTATTTGTCTTGGAGTCCTCCAAAACATAAGAATCAACTCAACGACTTAACAATTAAGCAAACAAACAACTAATATGCTTAATTGCTTAATTTTTTACTTGTTTAATTGATTTTTGAGTTATCCACAACCAAGCCCTTGACCAAGGGTTTTTTTAGTTAGACAATATATGTATACGATATAGTAAAAAATGAGACACAATACTGTAT
This genomic window from Patescibacteria group bacterium contains:
- a CDS encoding rod shape-determining protein RodA, translating into MISHFKKFDYTLVLTAVILTGIGLLSLYSSSSGTADSFLNFNKQFIFLGIGLLLMTIISFIDYRGLKDNSYFILILYALGIIALIGLLVFNNPIRGVRSWYKIGQVAIAPVEFLKIVIIALLAKYFSSRHVEMYKFRHIILSGAYIAIPIFLIFIQPDVGSVLVLIFLWIGVLAVSGIRLRHFAILSLCGIILFLFAWGFLLKDYQKERIISFAVPEYEPLQVGWNQRQTKIAIGNGGLLGRGLGKGSQTQQGFLPEPQTDFIFSAIAEEFGFLSIIGIIFLFFVFFWRITNIALCADNNFSRLFALGVGFVVMAQFFINIGSNIGYLPVIGGPLPFVSYGGSFLISMFICLGVLQNIRINSTT